Proteins encoded in a region of the Podarcis muralis chromosome 6, rPodMur119.hap1.1, whole genome shotgun sequence genome:
- the TRIM42 gene encoding tripartite motif-containing protein 42: MPRATCHCCLTCPCCPGCPCCYELVRFRRYLFSRSIFACCLCWRFLFSDERNCDCFYCPHSEDETCQCCHCTCSQNPNCRCCCCSCANNPHCKYLCCTDENDDCQCYESTCCNYLNYIPYKHRYRLRRRKLISNSSVISLDKESSGHAFLDQLICPLCQELFLRPFMLPCNHCICDKCIMKSQLQAEITENFFIITCPICNKAHCLPFAKKIQLRMNYLRARLARKYMRRYGFLRWRFDRSRLPIYCQLCDERRKATKRCVTCQLNYCNLCLRNFHQDISYQNHVYAKISDEVWEERNCLIHGDSMISKYCLDDHELLCEYCADAHHTDHDTVPLPLACSKLSAALFGSIAKFKKVRFIIDNDLMEVLVLKNNFKSYKETKRREIRNGFMRLQSILQQREKELMEAVENLEIQKQKALYEFAEYTSKRIDQMDSLMQYSKEALKEQSQLAFLQSAYGLVVEIEDAIANIYQPSPLLREDPIKHLKVNFEELAQKLQTIFPALSKKVYDKTGKFPYPCSSDIMIPRDVSSAHVQNPLGMDRSQSLASFTSLDQDIMNDMYLRPKSLPPNLKDNGMYAIWDAASDTSRSDRRFQNQGIYYNPELHEEAQSTTVPGIVIVYQTLVFPTLAKIYWTCPTEEVDSFEVAYYEVVDEEAAENLIQPQLVGVLTGIAQQNLEIHNLTPNTEYLFKVRAVNEHGPGPWSEICKVVTPEIRAKVKGKWGLLRNVQSAFHKQS, encoded by the exons ATGCCTCGCGCAACATGTCACTGTTGCTTGACATGTCCATGTTGCCCAGGTTGTCCGTGCTGCTATGAATTAGTTAGGTTTCGGCGTTACTTGTTCAGCAGATCCATATTCGCATGCTGCTTGTGTTGGCGTTTTCTATTCAGCGATGAACGGAACTGTGACTGCTTCTACTGTCCACACAGCGAAGATGAAACCTGTCAGTGCTGCCACTGCACATGCTCACAGAACCCAaattgccgctgctgctgctgctcctgtgcTAATAATCCACACTGCAAGTACTTGTGCTGCACAGATGAGAATGATGACTGCCAGTGCTATGAAAGCACGTGCTGCAACTACCTCAACTATATACCGTACAAGCATCGGTACAGACTTAGAAG ACGCAAGTTGATAAGCAACTCATCTGTCATTTCGCTGGATAAGGAATCATCGGGACATGCTTTTCTTGACCAGCTTATTTGCCCTTTGTGCCAAGAGCTGTTTCTCCGACCTTTTATGTTGCCATGTAATCACTGCATTTGCGATAAGTGCATAATGAAGAGCCAACTTCAGGCTGAGATCACAGAGAACTTCTTCATCATCACATGCCCCATTTGCAACAAGGCCCACTGCCTTCCATTTGCTAAGAAAATCCAGCTGCGgatgaattacctaagagccagaTTGGCCAGGAAATATATGCGGCGATATGGTTTTCTGCGGTGGAGGTTTGACAGAAGCCGGCTACCAATTTATTGCCAACTTTGTGACGAGCGCCGGAAGGCCACCAAGAGATGTGTGACATGTCAGTTGAATTACTGTAATCTTTGCCTGAGGAACTTTCACCAGGATATCTCGTACCAAAATCATGTCTATGCCAAAATCAGTGACGAAGTTTGGGAAGAAAGAAACTGTTTGATCCATGGTGATTCAATGATCTCAAAATACTGTCTTGATGACCATGAACTGCTTTGTGAATACTGCGCTGATGCCCACCACACGGATCATGACACAGTTCCTTTGCCACTAGCATGTTCAAAACTGTCTGCTGCATTATTCGGTTCTATTGCAAAGTTTAAAAAAG TACGATTTATAATTGATAATGATCTAATGGAAGTCCTTGTattaaaaaacaattttaagtcctataaagaaacaaaaaggaGGGAGATCAGGAACGGTTTCATGAGGTTACAGAGCATCCTTCAACAACGGGAGAAAGAGCTGATGGAGGCAGTAGAAAACCTTGAGATTCAAAAACAGAAGGCACTTTACGAGTTTGCCGAATACACAAGCAAGAGAATTGATCAGATGGACAGCCTTATGCAGTATTCTAAGGAAGCTCTAAAGGAACAAAGCCAGCTTGCATTCCTGCAGTCTGCATATGGGCTAGTAGTTGAAATAGAAGATGCAATTGCTAATATTTATCAGCCTAGCCCACTTCTCAGGGAAGACCCTATTAAGCACCTTAAAGTCAACTTTGAGGAACTTGCACAAAAGTTACAAACCATTTTCCCAGCACTTTCAAAGAAAGTGTATGATAAAACAGGCAAATTTCCTTATCCTTGCAGTTCTGACATAATGATTCCAAGGGATGTTTCCAGTGCGCACGTCCAAAATCCATTAGGAATGGATCGTAGTCAGTCTTTAGCATCATTTACTTCATTAGATCAAGACATAATGAACGACATGTATCTAAGACCCAAATCCTTACCTCCTAACTTGAAAGATAATGGGATGTATGCAATTTGGGACGCAGCATCAGATACTTCAAGAAGCGATAGGAGATTTCAAAACCAAGGTATCTACTACAATCCAGAATTACATGAAGAAGCCCAATCTACCACTGTTCCTGGCATTGTTATTGTCTACCAAACACTTGTATTTCCAACTCTTGCTAAG ATTTACTGGACATGTCCTACAGAAGAAGTTGATAGCTTTGAGGTTGCTTATTATGAAGTAGTTGATGAAGAGGCAGCTGAGAATTTAATTCAGCCACAACTTGTAGGAGTGCTAACTGGGATCGCCCAACAGAATCTGGAAATACATAATCTGACACCTAATACAGAATATCTCTTCAAAGTCCGGGCTGTCAACGAGCATGGTCCAGGCCCATGGAGTGAAATTTGTAAG GTGGTGACTCCAGAAATTCGTGCGAAAGTCAAAGGCAAATGGGGATTGCTACGAAATGTTCAATCTGCTTTCCATAAACAGTCCTGA